The stretch of DNA AAATTGGCGATCGCGATTTGCAAGCACTCAGCCATGCTTATCTCGGCGAAACTTTCTATCAGCTTAAACAACTAGAATCTGCAACTTATCACGCTTGTTTGGGAATGTATCTACTAGAGCAGCGCCATAGTAAAGCGTGGCAACAATCAGCTTCTTTAGTAGTGATTTTGCAAGGCAAAATGGGAGCAGAGAGTTTTTCTAATCTATTGCAACAGATGCGATCGCATTTTATCGCTTTAATTGGTGTGGATGGGTTTGACCACTTACCAAATTTGATTGATCGCTATCGACAAGGAGATTCATAAATATTTTTATTCTAAAGTTCTGCAAAGCAGAACTTTAGAATAAAAATTATTGTCGCTTAATACGATTAATTTCGGCTTGCAATTCGTCAATTTGACGTTTTAGACGTTCTGCTTCGCTCTCTGACTTTTTATCTTCCTTGGGAGATTGAGACACATCAACTGCGCCAGTCGTATCTCCACGCTTATAATTGCCAGATTTAATATTGCGATACTCTTCCGAATCTGCCCATTCACGAATATAGTGAACCCGCTCAACTGGGAATGGATGACTGAGCATCGAGCCAGCACCAAACCCGTTGTAGAGCATAAATTTATAAATTTGATTGAGATTATCTTTGTCAAGTTCTTGATAAGCATCCGATTGACGAATAAACTCAGGCAAGCTCAACTCATGGGCAAAAGCAGAACTTCCGCCCGATAGTTTCATCATCGTTGATAGAACTGTATCTAGCTCATCGGTGACTAATAGCGCTGCGCGATCGCTGGATAATTCCGCCTTGCGTCGCCACTCAAAAAAGGCATAAATCAATCCACTACTGACAATCCCACCTAAGCCGAAAGTCATTTCGCTAATAGTCGAAACTATACTCATTACCCACATTGCCATCTGGATTAATGTGGTGTGACCGCATTTAATATGACCAAGTTCATGGGCAAGCACCGAACGTATTTCGTCTTCAGTCAGAAGATCTAATAATCCCGAATTAATCACAATGTAGGGATGATCTTTACCTAGAGCATAGCTATTAGCAGCAGGATTTTGCGAGACAAATAAAGTTGGTTCTGGCTGCACGTCTAGGTCAGCAATACATTCCCTAAAGATCCGATGAATCGTTGCATATTGGCGATGACTTACCTGAATGCTATTACCAATGTGGTAAATCGTCTGAGGACGCTCGTACATAAACTCGACAAATTTCCCCGCCACAAGGTCAAACCCAGGGACGCTGCGGAGAGCTTGTTCGGCTTGGTGATCGAGAGGATGTCGAAAGGCTTCGCTAGAAATGCCTGTATAACGTGGCATAGGTATTGATATCTAATGAGATATACATGATTTTCTCTATTTTATCGCAAAGTTACTGAGCTTTGTTAATGGTAACTGGGGAGACAATCACTCCCATCTATGGAGAATTCCTAGGAACTTCTAAACTAAGGTTGTGGACACTCTCCAATCGGAGATGTATTCCGCCGCTTTGTTTTAGCAGACTTTGGCATCTTGGATTTTTGTGCGGCAAGTTTTTGGAGTTTTTGCACTTGTTTTAGAGTTAGTCCTGTAAATTGTGAGACTAATTCTAAGGAAACGTTGGAACTTAACATATTTAGAGCAATCTGATTTTCTGTTTCAGTTTTGCCTTTGGCTTCACCTTTAGCTATACCCCTAGCTTCGCCTTCGGCTATACCCTCAGCCTTACCCTCAAGCAAAATTTCTTGATAAATAACTGATTCTTTCATGATTTCGCTCCTTAAAAGTCTTTGGATGATTTCTTTGTTCAGGGCTATACCCGATATTATAGCTGTCGATGCGGCTACGTTGCTTTGTACTTGTTTATCAGTAATTTGTTCGATTTGCTTGGCAACTTGTCTTAGGGTTTCTTCTGGGTTGTTGGTTTGTGAGAGGGTGGCAAAGGGTAATAGTCCTTGGTATTGCTGAAATATTTCTGTGGGCTGCTCCCAAAGCCTGATCACGTTAAATTGATGGCTTAATCCGCCAAGGTTAAATGTGGTTTCGTAAACAAGGGTTGATTCGCTGGGTGTGAGGTAAATCACGACTTGATAGATTTCCCTGTCTGGAAATTGACGATGCAATCTCAACAGGTAATCGGTCATGCGGAAGGGGATATTTTTGTTTGGATCAGTCTGAAACTCTATGTGGAGGATCATTCTTAATGATTTCAGAAATATAACGGAGTCAGCACGAATTGGTTCGACGGAGAGTTCCGATGGTTCGAGTTTTGTGAATGCGATCGGTTCTCCTAAGAGCCAACTGGCAAAGTCGGTGGGGAAGGTTTCAGCAAGGAATTTACAGATGTTGTCGATCATTGCGGAATTTTATCATCCTCATGGGTAATTGAGAACTGCTTAATCCATAGCTCAAAAGATCGCTCGCAAGCTTGAGAAAATCGCTTGCTTGTTTGGATGGAGATCTGTGGAATAATAGAATGGATTTCAAATAGATTTATTTGGTGCGTTTCATTTCATGAACGCACCCTACGCTACTTTATTTCATCAAAGACATTAAATTCTTCGTCAGGGGATAATATGATACTTTTCATAAAGGGAGAACCACCGTAGGATCTGATTGATTTTACCGAAAGTTCAAGAATCTCAATAAGATAATCTGTAAAGCTAGGATATGTTAATTTGAAGAAAGATTCATTGGAACCCTCTGAGTAACAATATATAGGCGGATTGTCTCCTTGAGAAACCTCGAAAAAATCAAACTCGTACCCGTGGTGTGAAGTGAATATAAAAGCATCTTTTGGTAGCTCTTTAGGGAATTTGTTCTCTTCCAATAGTTCGAGAGCCAACTCTTGGTTGTCGAGGATATTTTTAAAAAAACAATCTTCACCTACAAGAAACCAAGCAGATTGATGTCCTCCCCAAAGGAGAAACTCTTTATACGCTAGAGGTAAAAAAAATCCGAGTGTTTTTTCAAGCTCAAGAACTTCATCTTTACTACATGGGAATAAATCCATGTCCTCATCCTCAAATATTAATCCTGATTGGATTAATATTTTGCTTTCGTTAACAAACTTAGCCTTAAAAGTTTGCAGATATATGCTATTTCCCATGGTTTTTTATTATACTCCTCCATTACCTATCTTTAGCAAGTAGGGTGTGTTAGCTTTAGCGTAACGCGCCATTATTGAAGAAGTACAAATAGAGTACTAATTAATAATAGATTGATAAAAATTTTGATTGGGGAAAATTTACAGACAAAGTGCAGTTAAAGACTGAACATTAGCCTTTACCAGTATGACAACCAACAAGCGATCGCCTCAATTATCACTAAAGAGCGATCGCCTATATTAATCTTGAGACTTAAGCGATCGCCTTTACCAGTATGAAAAGCAACCAGCGATCGCCTCAATTATCACTAAAAAACGATCGCCTATATTAAGGCAATGCTCAGATAATGGTGGATAAATTCTGAAATGCCCATTTCATGCCAACAAAAAAGGCGCAAATATTTCGATCACACTTTAGATAACCAGTACCTACTTGTATGAACATCTCTGGAGTAATTAGGATAGTTTCCAAGTAGATTTATTTGGTGCGTTTCATTTCATGAACGCACCCTACGCTACTACAGGCTTAAAAGTCAATCCAGTGAAACCTGACGAAATGTATATGTCTCTAAATTTATCAGTAGCAAAAAGATAAACAAATTTTTCTGGCACTCTGAAAAGCATACAACTAGGAATTTTTTCAGCATTCATGACAAACTTTTTAATATGTGAAACATTAAAAGGATTATTGTCTTCTGTGTTACCATCCAGTGTAATAAAAACTGGTGGATTCTTTTCATCTAATTCGTTCTCATCATCTTGATTATCCATAAAATCTTCTAGATCTATATCTATTCGATTCACAATAGATTCACTATAGTCATCATCATAAACTATTTCACTTCTTTCTTTGTTAAGACAATCGATAAATCTTACAATATTTACCTTGTAGTATTCTTCGGAATTAATAAATATTGGTAATAGTTCAATATCTTCTAGCAAATCATTGCCAAATACATCAATTGTATACTTGTTGCAAGAAAAATCTTCATCCCAAATAAAATTTGATCTCCCCTTCAAGTATTTTGGGTTGTTGTCAACATAGAAATCTAATGGAGTCCAAATTGCTTTCAATGGTGTTCCATC from Pseudanabaena sp. BC1403 encodes:
- a CDS encoding M48 family metallopeptidase, whose product is MPRYTGISSEAFRHPLDHQAEQALRSVPGFDLVAGKFVEFMYERPQTIYHIGNSIQVSHRQYATIHRIFRECIADLDVQPEPTLFVSQNPAANSYALGKDHPYIVINSGLLDLLTEDEIRSVLAHELGHIKCGHTTLIQMAMWVMSIVSTISEMTFGLGGIVSSGLIYAFFEWRRKAELSSDRAALLVTDELDTVLSTMMKLSGGSSAFAHELSLPEFIRQSDAYQELDKDNLNQIYKFMLYNGFGAGSMLSHPFPVERVHYIREWADSEEYRNIKSGNYKRGDTTGAVDVSQSPKEDKKSESEAERLKRQIDELQAEINRIKRQ
- a CDS encoding SMI1/KNR4 family protein, whose product is MGNSIYLQTFKAKFVNESKILIQSGLIFEDEDMDLFPCSKDEVLELEKTLGFFLPLAYKEFLLWGGHQSAWFLVGEDCFFKNILDNQELALELLEENKFPKELPKDAFIFTSHHGYEFDFFEVSQGDNPPIYCYSEGSNESFFKLTYPSFTDYLIEILELSVKSIRSYGGSPFMKSIILSPDEEFNVFDEIK
- a CDS encoding Rpn family recombination-promoting nuclease/putative transposase, producing MIDNICKFLAETFPTDFASWLLGEPIAFTKLEPSELSVEPIRADSVIFLKSLRMILHIEFQTDPNKNIPFRMTDYLLRLHRQFPDREIYQVVIYLTPSESTLVYETTFNLGGLSHQFNVIRLWEQPTEIFQQYQGLLPFATLSQTNNPEETLRQVAKQIEQITDKQVQSNVAASTAIISGIALNKEIIQRLLRSEIMKESVIYQEILLEGKAEGIAEGEARGIAKGEAKGKTETENQIALNMLSSNVSLELVSQFTGLTLKQVQKLQKLAAQKSKMPKSAKTKRRNTSPIGECPQP